CGGAGAAATGCTTGCTCCGGTCAGGATACTGGATCTCTTCGCCGTTCTCATAGGTCATACCAAACTGACAACCGAACCTGTAGCCTTGGTTCTTATGTGGACTGAGATCGAATGCCAACGCCTCATACACCATCTTCTGATAGCTCTCTTGGTCACCGGCCTCCTGATATTTGTCTGCCGCTGCTTTGTAGATGTCACTCCGGTTGTGCCGGAAGTCATCCTGCGTCGATTCTGACAGGGAAATCAACTGCTCTGGCGACATCTCCTGCCACTCAGGCCTAATCGGTCTACTCATTCCTTCTGATCATCCCCTCTATCCGGTAGGCTCAGAACCCTTTCAATCTTTACGTTGAGCTTGGCCTTGATCTCCGATGGCACATTTCCCACCGTAATCACACATCCGATCTGGAAGTTGCTCGCTGACTCAACAGAAGCAAACTCCAAATATAACGGTCCCAGTGGCTCGTCAAGGTTGTGCTTCACACGCTTCACATGGTAGTGGACCTCTATCGGGCCATCTTTATAGATGATTGGACGCTCAACATTCTGTGAACTCGAGTTCTTTAGGTCGCGGATAGCCCTAACAATATACACCTCCGGTGGGGTTATCGAGGCAAGCATGGCTAAGGAATCTGACATGCTCCTGGGCCTAGGCGGTTCTGGTTCATCCGGCAAATCAGGAAGAGAAGATACATCGTAGGCTGCAATGACGTTGTCCGGCATGGTCAGCATTATATCCACGTCGTGCGCAGGGTAATTGCCACTATTCCGTATAATAATATCCATTGGCGCTATCCTGTGCCAGAATGCCAGGTTCTCATTCAAATAGGCTCTATACTCTTCGTGAAACTGCTCCATATCGGAATTATGCGATCTAACTAAGCTCGGCTGCAGAATCCCCATTGCTGAATGGCTTGATATCTTCGAGAACTGCTGCATGGCTGAATGCATTTGCCTGTCGATCTCGCCCTGAAGCATATCCGAGCTGGATAGAATCCGCACTTCAGCGTGCTTCATGCGATTGCCAAAGCAGATATCGACCTTCGGGATGCGATCTGTCAACTTCCGATTCTCCTGCTCCAGTTCCCGGATACGCTTTTCTGATTCATCAGGCTCCACTGGCAGCAATAATTCGTTTGGAAGATCGAATACCTGAATGCCACGGAGCAATGCCTTCGCCTGCACTGCTGAGTCGTGCGAAACAATCACAACATCGCCGCCGGGTTGTTCCGCCAGGTATTCCAACACGTGAGCAAGCAACCTGTCATCCATCCATTTGAAATCCAGCCCATCTGTCTGGAATTCTTGACTCGGTTCGCTACGTAGGAACCTGATGGTAACGCTTGCGCGGATGGTCCCGCCATTTCGGAGCAGATCCAGAAGCTTCTTCGTGGCACAGGCAGCACGTTCTTTGATTCGCTTCTTTTGGTGGCTCTCTTTGTGCTTATCAAGTTCGCGGAATATGACAGGTGCTATCACCAGTTCGACATGCTCGGTACCCAATACCTTGGGCCAGTCGATCTGGTCGATCCACTGGTAGTGCAATAGAGTCATTGTGTCTAAAAATGCTATTTTGATGGACATTGTAAAGAACCTGCCTGACTCGCCAAAGCGCGGTCACAATGAGAATATATAAACCACCAAGTGTGGGTTCAGCAGAATGGTCGCAAGAACCTTCTCCGACGGAAATTCCAGGAAGCGTACGAGATGGAAATGAACATCATAATCTAACTTTGGAAACTCTGCGCCCTAGAATGCTCCCCGTTTAGGTTCGCCTAAGTGATAGTTTATGTGTTGAACGAATCGAATATGGCCTGCGAGCATATTTTCACTGTTGTTTCTTTTGAGGGATGGTGGCTAACCACTATAAAACAGTCTGGTGAAAGTGGATTTACGCTATAATAGTTCCAGATCATGAAGAACACGAATGTAAATAACCACATATCGACACAGCTGGATGCTCTGGTCAGAGCTCGCTACCATGGTGCGGCAAATATATCTGGGATTAGGTATCAAGTCTTGTACTCCACGCTCAGGGTGCTGGATCTGTGCGATGACAACTCACACGTGCACACGGTCATGTTGGAGTGCATCGAGGACCTCGACATAGCGAGGATACGGGTCGGATCTACATGTGTCCAGGTCAAGAGTTCAGCTAACCCCTGGTCATGGTCAAGACTCCGCGAGCCGTTGGAGCATTTTGTTGAAGTTATGCGTATTGACCCTGATGCCCGCTTCGAACTCGTTGTAGACTTTGCGCTTCGTGACAGCCTTTCGCGATTAGCCCGGATACATGTGCTGTCAAGGAAAGATAAAGCACAGATTCAAAGGATGCTGCGAAACCTCTGTAAAAAAGCAAGTATATCGTCTTCTGAAGCAGATCAATTAGTAAACAGGCTAACAATAACATCGCTTCCGGAGGAAAAGGTATGGCAGTCGTTGCGCAGGGCGGCATCAAAGGCTTTCCGTCTCAACAGCGATGCCGTAGAGATTCATATCCGTGTGCTGTTAGCGCATGTGCTGGACTGGGCAGCGAATCGCAAACATGTTGTTCGTGCTGATATTGATCGGGTATACGTGGATACCAACGAGAACTTGGCAAGGCAGAGTGATTTCGATGCTTATGGCGCAGGACTTGTCACACGTATATCTTGGGATAAGGATTCTAGTCCCTTTGATTTCTTCGAGGGAAAAGGAACTCGTCCTGGACATATCGCAGCCGGTGTGGATGTTCTCCGACCCGAATGGATGGAACGGATTGATGAAGCACTCGCGATGAGTAGTGTCTGCGTGATTCGTTCTGCCAGCGGGCAGGGCAAATCCGCACTAGCTTATCGGTATGCTCGTACATACTGGGCAGCCGAGAACACTTTTCTTATTCGTGTAGCTCAAGAGCCAGAGCAAGTAGAGCGTATTCTGAACTATATCGACTTTCAACGTAGCTTGGGCTTACCGATCTTGGTGCTTATAGATGGGGCTGACTGGCGCACTAGTCTATGGTCTATCATTGCTCAGACTGCTATGTCAAAAGGTGCCCGTGTCCTTGTTACAATACGGATGGAAGACTGGCATCGCTTCTCTCGCCAAAGCAGCTTGACCTACAGGCTGATAGAACCATATCTCAGCATAGAGGAAGCAAAGAAGATATTCCAGTCATTCAAGGCGCAAGGCAAGGTACATCCGTCGGTAGACTCTGCGGAATGGGCATATGAGAAGGTTGGCGAAACGCACTTGCTTATGGAATACGTTTACCTTATTACCCATGGTCAGATGTTGCAGGAGCGGCTGAGTGATCAGATAAAAGCTTTTGACATGCTGAGCGAAGACAGTGCGAAGATCGAGATTCTCAGGTGTGTCACGCTCGCTGATTTCCTTGGTGTTTCTGTAGACATCAGAAAATTAATGCAAACAATTCATCTTACCAAAGATCCCCAACAAGTGCTCGCATCACTGATAGGAGAATACGTTACCTCCGAAGATGGACAATTCCGTGGCCTTCATCAAGTCAGATCTGAGCATTTGGTGGAGTTGCTTCACGATGATTACCCATCGCCAACCAACACAGCCTTGAAGGTGATAGACGCCATACCTCTGGATGGTCTTGCCACATTTACGGCGAATGCCCTCTGCTGGAATAGACTTGAGCACAAGTCATTCTTGTCAGCATTGGCGCAAAGAGCCTTGGAATCAGAGGTCGCGACCACTCTGGCGATACTGCAAGGTCTCTTCCAGGGCGGAGAGGCTCGCGCAGTGCGGATGAACCAGGATTTGTTTGATGCCGCTTTCAATCTAGCGGGGCCCGGGGGACCATTCCTTCTCGGTGTGAGCTTTTCGCCAACAGTTAGAGTCAATACGATCAATGAAATGCTTGAGATTTTTGGCGACTCTCCTGAAAAAGTCGGCGCTTTTCCAGCACTTAAAGATCTGTCGCTCAAGTTCCATACAGGCGAGCGTGGTCTAAATATGTGCAAGCAATTCCTTGAAGAAGTCTGTCTTCGTATTCCAGGGACTGCCCTCATATCGGATGTCAAAAGCCTTGGGGACTTCCTAGACTGGTGCGCTATATCTGGAGTCGACATAGCGGTATGGCCGTCCATTCGTGATGATGTAATTGAAGAACCATCTGTTTTTGATCTAGAGCTGACAGCCTTTTGCAGATTTGCTATAGGGTTGTACCGATATGACGAGCCACTATATCTGAATTGGTTCGATAGGAACCGTAGTCAAATTGTCGGTTACCTGAAAGTCCAGACGGATAGTGTTACCATCGATCTCACAGAAACTGATATCTACGTTGAGTTCTTTATAGATCATGCAGGCGACGATACACCAAACGCCCAAGCAGTATCCAGGCTCGAGGTTTTTCGCTCCGTATTCCCGTTTTGTCAGTGCTACAAATCCCAAGGATTATGGCTGCTGCCTGCTGGTATGATGCCTCTGGTAGATGAGACATATAAGGAGATTCCCCGCGAAAATCTGCATCTGAGATCAGACGTTGAGAAGAACGTAGTCTGGAAAGACCTCATTGGCGTACGATACACCTCAGATAGCTACTACAGCTATCAGAAACTGTGGTATGGCATTCGCTGTGATGCTCTCTCCTTTGTTCATGCACTCGAAAAGATGGCTCAGCGTACAATCGCCGGCAAACGCTACGATCTTAATCGCGCTCTCGATAATGGTAAGCTAACAGTCCGTTTGTTTGAGTCTATGCAAAAGGCTGTAGATCCACCCAAGCAGGCACCCC
The Armatimonadota bacterium DNA segment above includes these coding regions:
- a CDS encoding PIN domain-containing protein, with amino-acid sequence MSIKIAFLDTMTLLHYQWIDQIDWPKVLGTEHVELVIAPVIFRELDKHKESHQKKRIKERAACATKKLLDLLRNGGTIRASVTIRFLRSEPSQEFQTDGLDFKWMDDRLLAHVLEYLAEQPGGDVVIVSHDSAVQAKALLRGIQVFDLPNELLLPVEPDESEKRIRELEQENRKLTDRIPKVDICFGNRMKHAEVRILSSSDMLQGEIDRQMHSAMQQFSKISSHSAMGILQPSLVRSHNSDMEQFHEEYRAYLNENLAFWHRIAPMDIIIRNSGNYPAHDVDIMLTMPDNVIAAYDVSSLPDLPDEPEPPRPRSMSDSLAMLASITPPEVYIVRAIRDLKNSSSQNVERPIIYKDGPIEVHYHVKRVKHNLDEPLGPLYLEFASVESASNFQIGCVITVGNVPSEIKAKLNVKIERVLSLPDRGDDQKE